A genomic segment from Methanomicrobium sp. W14 encodes:
- a CDS encoding type IV pilin N-terminal domain-containing protein — protein sequence MKTNDTAVSPVVGVMMMLVVTIIIAAVVSAFAGSSMNSQQKASQATIQGTFSIGSGMEITHMGGDALATNDLVFTVRNSPVFGPNLEQVTAQTLDKTTIYDGRGRPLDYGDGSTNATSFKSGDTLYINASSIKCDLLQPIVVPDDYTSKHGSDGYTYSGEKQERWALCFKNNDNIGNTFYLDVSDKSGNLICRSEVTITA from the coding sequence ATGAAAACAAATGACACAGCAGTCTCACCTGTCGTAGGCGTCATGATGATGCTTGTTGTCACAATTATCATTGCGGCGGTTGTTTCCGCATTTGCGGGAAGTTCCATGAACAGCCAGCAGAAAGCTTCCCAGGCAACAATACAGGGAACTTTCAGCATAGGTTCAGGGATGGAGATTACGCATATGGGCGGAGATGCACTTGCAACAAACGATTTGGTCTTTACTGTAAGAAACAGCCCGGTATTCGGACCAAATCTTGAACAGGTGACTGCGCAGACTCTCGACAAAACCACTATCTACGACGGACGGGGACGTCCTCTTGATTACGGTGACGGGAGCACAAACGCTACATCGTTTAAATCCGGCGATACCCTGTATATCAACGCATCTTCCATAAAGTGCGATCTTTTGCAGCCCATTGTTGTGCCCGACGATTATACATCTAAACATGGCAGCGACGGCTACACATATTCAGGTGAAAAACAGGAGCGTTGGGCGCTGTGCTTCAAAAACAACGACAATATAGGAAACACCTTCTACCTTGATGTAAGCGACAAGAGCGGAAACCTCATCTGCAGAAGCGAGGTCACGATAACTGCGTGA
- a CDS encoding type IV pilin N-terminal domain-containing protein: MIMKNDSAVSPVVGVMLMLVVTIIIATVVSGFAGGLVASGSQKSPALSMDVKITNSGTWTGSGFSAVVTGVSEPIQTSDLKIVTSWKTKMKYNYGTANEELEQIKNGTIITGGNTSAGRVANVNVIEPLSASSGLNVASIAPYGSGLATVPGEPAVSGNALTQYKVPEWQFGNYTLTTGVSMSAKPYGELKDGTGKAYTSGYGVKSPFAYTSDSRDYTDPMQAVLGYGWEELRSGDTVSVKVVFVPTGKTVFSKDIPVTEG; the protein is encoded by the coding sequence ATGATAATGAAAAATGATTCTGCGGTCTCTCCTGTTGTGGGTGTTATGCTGATGCTTGTTGTCACAATAATCATTGCAACAGTAGTCAGCGGATTTGCAGGGGGTCTTGTTGCATCAGGCAGCCAGAAGTCCCCCGCTCTTTCCATGGACGTTAAGATAACAAATTCAGGTACATGGACAGGAAGCGGTTTTTCTGCGGTTGTAACCGGAGTAAGTGAGCCGATTCAGACGAGCGACCTTAAGATAGTAACGTCCTGGAAGACAAAAATGAAGTACAATTACGGCACTGCAAACGAGGAACTGGAGCAAATTAAAAACGGGACAATCATTACCGGCGGGAATACTTCTGCCGGTCGTGTGGCAAATGTTAATGTGATTGAGCCTCTTTCAGCCTCATCGGGACTGAATGTCGCAAGCATAGCACCGTACGGTTCCGGACTTGCGACTGTCCCGGGAGAACCGGCGGTTTCAGGAAATGCACTGACACAGTACAAGGTACCGGAGTGGCAGTTTGGAAACTACACACTCACAACAGGCGTAAGCATGAGTGCAAAGCCTTACGGAGAACTGAAAGACGGTACAGGTAAAGCGTATACAAGCGGCTACGGGGTAAAATCTCCATTTGCATACACTTCTGACAGCAGGGATTATACCGACCCCATGCAGGCAGTTCTTGGATACGGGTGGGAAGAGCTCAGGTCTGGAGATACAGTCTCTGTAAAGGTAGTCTTTGTACCTACCGGAAAAACGGTCTTTTCAAAGGACATCCCGGTAACGGAGGGCTAA
- a CDS encoding type IV pilin N-terminal domain-containing protein encodes MAYKSNDNAVSPVVGVMLMLVVTIIIAAVVSAFSGGLTSGQTKAPQANIKGTFSISEGMTISHAGGDSLATKDIIFTIRDGSTFGPNLESSTAQTLDMTTIKVNTPDRGEGPMRTIDGAFYMTSFNSGDTVTIDPEDCTCNIMQPNVAPTDFEENVGEDNYTYKGNQTASWAYCIRNQDSIGKKFILEVSDTGGHLISKTDVLVTA; translated from the coding sequence ATGGCATATAAATCAAATGACAATGCAGTCTCTCCTGTTGTCGGTGTTATGCTGATGCTTGTCGTGACAATTATCATTGCAGCGGTTGTCTCCGCTTTTTCAGGCGGACTTACCAGCGGACAGACAAAGGCTCCTCAGGCAAATATCAAAGGAACATTCAGCATATCCGAAGGGATGACCATCTCACATGCAGGCGGAGATTCTCTTGCGACAAAAGACATCATATTCACGATTCGTGATGGCTCTACATTCGGGCCGAATCTTGAATCATCAACGGCACAGACACTTGATATGACCACGATAAAAGTGAATACGCCTGACAGGGGTGAAGGACCTATGAGAACTATAGATGGTGCCTTTTATATGACATCTTTCAACTCAGGTGATACGGTAACAATTGATCCTGAAGACTGTACGTGCAATATAATGCAGCCTAATGTTGCGCCTACTGATTTTGAAGAAAATGTCGGTGAAGACAACTATACTTACAAAGGAAACCAGACGGCTTCATGGGCTTACTGTATCAGAAATCAGGACAGTATCGGAAAAAAATTCATCCTTGAAGTAAGTGACACGGGTGGCCACCTGATTTCAAAGACTGATGTTCTGGTAACGGCATGA
- a CDS encoding type IV pilin, which yields MKISTKGKPVFRHRTGKNDESAVSPVVGVMLMLVVTIIIAAVVSGFAGGLIENGGHKTPSLAMDVQITNSGNYRGSEFAATVTGVSEPISTSDIKIVTSWTTKVKKNSYILGNGISIYVLVDGIYKKIPEGSAMKGKGCTLGLPLGTVYHGGAECIPGVSNSYTHKTAMSVAPYGFGPGVTNTTTSDIAPSMAYDTSGPTIPMYNWQFFSVTHFGNYSLEQGTVMLAEAAGRCIYYPRTGGDPDDFIGGGYGTLSKGKLTHPYMYQSDKRTYTLYTGNETVPVDIIADGGEVDGMQAVLGCGWENLRGGDVVNVKVVYTPSGKTIFDQDVVVSYS from the coding sequence TTGAAGATTTCAACAAAGGGAAAACCTGTTTTCAGGCACAGAACTGGCAAAAATGATGAATCTGCTGTGTCTCCTGTCGTAGGTGTTATGCTTATGCTTGTCGTGACAATCATCATTGCAGCAGTAGTCAGCGGGTTTGCCGGAGGGCTTATTGAAAACGGGGGACACAAGACGCCGTCACTTGCAATGGACGTTCAGATAACAAATTCCGGTAATTACAGAGGAAGTGAATTTGCAGCAACTGTTACCGGGGTGAGTGAACCGATCAGTACATCAGATATAAAGATTGTCACTTCCTGGACAACGAAGGTAAAAAAGAACAGCTACATACTTGGAAATGGCATATCCATCTACGTACTTGTTGATGGTATATATAAGAAAATTCCAGAAGGGAGTGCAATGAAAGGTAAGGGCTGTACCCTCGGCCTGCCGCTTGGGACTGTATATCATGGCGGTGCTGAATGTATTCCGGGTGTTTCAAATTCATATACACATAAAACTGCAATGAGCGTTGCTCCATATGGCTTTGGCCCCGGGGTAACTAATACAACTACATCTGATATTGCACCAAGTATGGCTTATGATACAAGCGGTCCGACTATTCCAATGTATAACTGGCAGTTTTTTTCAGTAACCCATTTTGGAAACTACAGTCTCGAGCAGGGAACTGTCATGCTTGCTGAAGCAGCCGGACGATGTATTTATTATCCAAGAACTGGTGGAGATCCTGATGATTTTATAGGGGGCGGTTATGGCACTTTATCTAAAGGCAAGTTAACTCACCCATATATGTACCAGAGTGATAAGAGAACTTATACATTATATACCGGCAATGAAACGGTGCCAGTTGATATTATTGCCGACGGGGGAGAGGTCGACGGTATGCAGGCAGTTCTTGGCTGCGGATGGGAAAACCTCCGGGGAGGAGATGTCGTAAACGTAAAAGTTGTGTATACTCCTTCCGGGAAAACGATCTTCGATCAGGATGTGGTGGTGAGCTATTCATGA